In a genomic window of Roseimicrobium gellanilyticum:
- a CDS encoding Fur family transcriptional regulator has product MKAPLPDHEEPTMPTDLRMTPQRSIVHEVLRASHDHPTATDVFIRAKDRMPGISLATVYNCLDTLVEHKLVRQVNLERSSTRFCANLNDHVHFHCEQCGAVADAQPLDMIEAPKLWRLPKGSRVTKLDVAIRGLCPECAKKKPTP; this is encoded by the coding sequence ATGAAAGCTCCTCTGCCCGACCACGAAGAACCTACCATGCCAACGGACCTGCGCATGACGCCGCAGCGTAGCATTGTGCATGAGGTATTGCGTGCCTCCCACGACCACCCCACGGCCACGGATGTCTTCATCCGCGCGAAGGACCGGATGCCCGGTATCTCACTGGCGACGGTGTACAACTGCCTGGATACGTTGGTAGAGCACAAGCTGGTGCGTCAGGTGAATCTGGAGCGTAGCTCCACCCGGTTCTGTGCGAATCTGAACGATCACGTGCATTTCCACTGTGAGCAGTGCGGGGCTGTCGCAGACGCGCAGCCGCTCGACATGATCGAGGCGCCCAAGCTCTGGAGACTGCCCAAGGGCAGTCGCGTGACCAAGCTCGACGTCGCCATCCGCGGTCTCTGCCCCGAGTGCGCCAAGAAAAAGCCCACGCCCTGA
- a CDS encoding phosphoribosyltransferase-like protein has translation MEQIELLSELQTSRPLAQFWQGVSKFVAYHLEPVAGLSEEAFDSYGGKSISDPIVGYSHLLPWEVAIVDTRLFQRLRGITQLGLAKLVYPALAYSRFEHTLGVLARSMEMVNRLKYIDSVAKYPKMPVGATIDDFLTPVRLAALFHDIGHCLFSHVSERILWNLQGSDRYPSSQQILKEFQTFFRRPKMLAPAEVLSIAILTCEPMRSFLRKLDIKEGGRDNIIARWVCDAAHFIAGMPVPGRPNTVFLAQVISGGLDADKLDYMPREAHYANLPLSVDLGRIIDKINVFECKGESLPEGLRHLKECFDDQGLLVFGMSKGGQFAFEEFCLARVSLYDKIYLHQKVRAAEAQLGSYLARIPSKVREYDQLHSWLWLSESGVAQPDSLLPREVKVESYKEMEIKYSDFGVTKLRDRALVRRAFAFGPSNSLSDPLPSTDQHTAPTRSMSLFQVMKNGADGYTLLILAELRKIVAALDASTPIHEDDLRDILLDVPEYERVQQGQNSLYIEHPASLPIRWTLPIDQVVHYYLQNRALGYLFAPSQLCALVLLAAERVIWDEFALQYAQEGYVASSVISNAERIRQQLDKNNYYVGARRLKPLSPFLKLMATNEKIASITAKLRAFCPPGKLPVTVADVTAFVGQFPQELQPSALMLCDRFEIVYPIQVGKLVSEVFHDASDQLSGKVAIVPLGNLADSANHLIYSWKNNADEKIRTVGNKVTMLADSVVRTSETIILFDDNINSGYQALNILAEWLEVDLPENVKLAEHHVDPLGKVAQKRLKQINLIFVFGVGREQSEQEFRAALHLVGVDSDRVKVTMGRCLRSEERILSGSGSILEEAKRLQLKSYLSKVGAQILLPDVYEAAAPGEKELMRNAAKRRALGDHETEGTILFPYNTPSMTIAAFWCTGMFEGQKWIPLFERRRNIRLDGAVVGESS, from the coding sequence ATGGAACAAATTGAACTGCTCTCTGAGTTGCAAACTTCGCGACCGTTAGCGCAGTTCTGGCAAGGTGTGTCGAAGTTTGTCGCATACCATCTGGAGCCTGTGGCGGGACTCTCTGAGGAGGCATTTGATTCCTATGGAGGCAAGTCCATCTCAGATCCTATTGTAGGGTACAGTCACCTTCTTCCTTGGGAAGTTGCGATCGTGGACACACGGTTGTTCCAGCGACTTAGAGGCATTACCCAGCTTGGATTGGCCAAACTGGTGTATCCTGCTCTAGCATACAGCAGGTTCGAGCATACCCTCGGGGTGCTCGCGAGGTCGATGGAAATGGTCAATCGATTAAAGTACATCGATTCAGTGGCCAAATACCCTAAGATGCCGGTGGGTGCGACTATTGATGACTTTCTGACACCAGTCCGCCTCGCAGCATTGTTCCATGACATAGGACATTGTCTTTTCAGTCACGTATCCGAGCGGATCTTATGGAATCTTCAAGGCTCGGACCGTTACCCTTCTTCACAGCAAATATTGAAAGAATTTCAGACATTCTTTCGCAGGCCGAAAATGCTTGCCCCTGCAGAGGTCTTGTCCATCGCAATTCTGACCTGCGAGCCCATGCGGTCTTTTCTGCGAAAACTGGATATTAAAGAAGGAGGGAGAGACAATATTATCGCTCGGTGGGTGTGCGACGCAGCTCACTTTATCGCAGGAATGCCAGTCCCTGGACGACCAAACACAGTCTTTTTAGCACAGGTAATAAGTGGTGGGCTCGACGCGGACAAACTGGACTATATGCCTCGAGAGGCGCACTATGCAAACTTACCTCTATCCGTAGACTTGGGGCGGATCATCGATAAGATCAATGTCTTTGAGTGCAAGGGTGAAAGTTTGCCTGAGGGACTTAGACACCTGAAGGAATGCTTCGATGATCAAGGTCTGCTTGTGTTCGGCATGTCGAAGGGAGGACAATTTGCCTTCGAGGAATTCTGTCTCGCTCGAGTGTCGTTGTATGACAAGATCTACCTTCACCAGAAGGTTAGAGCGGCTGAAGCTCAGTTGGGGTCTTATTTGGCGCGAATCCCTTCGAAAGTGCGCGAGTATGATCAACTGCACAGTTGGCTATGGTTAAGCGAATCGGGAGTGGCTCAGCCGGATTCTCTTTTGCCACGTGAAGTGAAGGTTGAAAGTTATAAAGAAATGGAGATTAAGTACTCCGATTTCGGGGTCACCAAACTGCGCGATCGTGCGCTAGTTCGACGAGCTTTTGCATTCGGACCTAGCAATAGTCTCTCGGACCCGCTGCCCAGCACTGATCAGCATACGGCACCAACTCGCTCAATGAGTTTGTTTCAAGTTATGAAGAATGGAGCGGATGGCTACACGCTGTTGATTCTCGCTGAGTTGCGCAAAATTGTGGCAGCCTTGGACGCCTCGACTCCGATTCACGAGGACGATCTCAGGGATATTCTACTGGATGTCCCAGAGTATGAGCGTGTGCAACAAGGGCAAAACTCGCTGTACATAGAACACCCAGCGAGCTTGCCCATTCGGTGGACACTGCCAATCGACCAAGTAGTTCACTACTACCTTCAGAATCGGGCTCTCGGTTATTTGTTTGCGCCTTCGCAACTTTGTGCGCTCGTGCTGCTGGCAGCGGAACGCGTGATCTGGGATGAATTCGCTCTTCAATACGCGCAAGAAGGCTATGTTGCGTCATCTGTGATTTCCAATGCGGAACGCATCAGGCAACAGTTGGACAAAAATAACTACTATGTCGGTGCAAGGCGCCTCAAGCCGCTGTCGCCCTTTTTAAAGTTGATGGCTACAAACGAGAAAATTGCCTCCATTACAGCTAAATTGAGAGCCTTCTGCCCCCCTGGAAAGTTACCGGTAACGGTAGCTGATGTGACTGCCTTCGTGGGGCAGTTTCCTCAGGAATTGCAACCGTCTGCATTGATGCTCTGCGATAGATTTGAAATTGTGTACCCTATTCAGGTGGGAAAGCTGGTTTCCGAGGTCTTTCACGATGCAAGTGACCAGTTGTCTGGAAAGGTGGCAATTGTTCCTTTGGGAAATCTCGCCGACAGCGCCAATCACTTGATCTACTCGTGGAAGAACAACGCCGATGAAAAAATCAGAACTGTAGGCAATAAAGTTACTATGTTAGCTGATAGCGTTGTCAGAACTTCGGAAACGATAATCCTTTTTGACGACAATATCAACTCTGGATATCAAGCGCTAAACATTCTGGCTGAATGGCTCGAGGTCGATCTTCCGGAGAATGTGAAACTGGCTGAGCACCACGTTGACCCTCTTGGTAAAGTCGCACAGAAACGCCTGAAGCAAATTAACCTGATATTTGTATTTGGAGTGGGTCGTGAACAGAGTGAACAAGAATTTCGGGCCGCATTGCATCTGGTGGGTGTGGACTCCGATCGGGTAAAAGTGACAATGGGTCGGTGCCTCAGAAGTGAGGAGCGCATTCTTTCTGGATCCGGATCCATCTTGGAAGAGGCAAAACGGCTGCAGTTGAAGAGCTATCTATCAAAGGTCGGTGCCCAAATACTTTTGCCCGACGTCTATGAAGCTGCTGCTCCAGGTGAGAAGGAGTTGATGAGAAATGCGGCCAAACGAAGAGCCCTCGGAGACCACGAGACCGAAGGAACAATCCTGTTTCCTTACAATACTCCATCAATGACGATTGCCGCCTTCTGGTGCACGGGAATGTTCGAGGGACAGAAGTGGATTCCCTTGTTTGAAAGGCGGCGAAACATTCGTCTGGACGGAGCAGTTGTAGGCGAAAGTAGTTAG
- the sufC gene encoding Fe-S cluster assembly ATPase SufC, whose amino-acid sequence MSLNIQDLHASIPDRQILKGFSLEVKPGEVHAIMGPNGSGKSTLSKVLCGHEEYAVDSGTVTLDGQDVLSMAVDERARAGLFLAFQYPFEIPGVSNANFIRAALQARLPKGEELDAVAFYKRLYSRMDQLEMSRTFTSRSVNEGFSGGEKKRNEILQLMMLEPKYAVLDETDSGLDIDALKIVSRGVNAMRSADRGFLVITHYQRLLDYIKPDIVHVMIDGRIAHSGGPELALQLEEKGYDWAKEELAAAAA is encoded by the coding sequence ATGAGCCTGAACATCCAAGACCTCCACGCCAGCATCCCTGACCGCCAGATCCTCAAAGGTTTCTCCCTCGAAGTGAAGCCCGGTGAAGTCCATGCGATCATGGGACCCAACGGCTCTGGCAAGAGCACGTTGAGCAAGGTGCTGTGCGGCCATGAGGAATATGCCGTGGACAGCGGCACGGTGACCTTGGACGGGCAGGATGTGCTCTCCATGGCGGTCGATGAGCGCGCGCGCGCCGGCCTGTTCCTGGCCTTCCAGTATCCCTTTGAGATTCCCGGCGTGAGCAACGCCAACTTCATCCGCGCCGCCCTGCAGGCCCGCCTGCCGAAGGGTGAGGAACTCGACGCAGTGGCCTTCTACAAGAGGCTCTACTCCCGCATGGACCAGCTCGAGATGAGCCGCACCTTCACCTCCCGCAGTGTGAATGAAGGCTTCTCCGGCGGTGAGAAGAAGCGCAATGAAATCCTGCAGCTCATGATGCTGGAGCCGAAGTACGCCGTACTCGATGAGACGGACAGCGGCCTGGACATTGATGCGCTCAAGATCGTCTCCCGTGGCGTGAATGCCATGCGCTCCGCGGACCGTGGCTTCCTCGTCATCACGCACTACCAGCGCCTGCTGGACTACATCAAGCCCGACATCGTCCACGTGATGATCGACGGGCGTATCGCCCACAGCGGCGGCCCCGAACTTGCTCTCCAGCTTGAGGAGAAGGGTTACGACTGGGCCAAGGAAGAACTCGCTGCTGCGGCTGCCTGA
- a CDS encoding endonuclease V — translation MIAFLDVHYQGDIAYAAAVVCDDLTASSPTLEKVVRVYHIAAYEPGNFFKRELPCLLAVLQACPPVDHLVIDGNVWLDQGNMGLGAHLYETLLRKVPVIGIAKTAYRGSTDAHAVLRGTSQRPLYVTAAGMDPVVVAELVRHLHGPHRTPTLVTRADQLCRRCGEKQQRQLTTVKQAIAVHCLHIPGLGARTSN, via the coding sequence ATGATCGCCTTTCTGGATGTTCACTATCAAGGTGATATCGCTTATGCGGCTGCGGTAGTCTGCGACGACTTGACGGCCTCAAGCCCCACCTTGGAGAAAGTGGTCCGAGTTTACCACATCGCGGCCTACGAGCCAGGAAACTTCTTCAAGCGTGAACTTCCCTGCCTGCTGGCGGTGCTGCAGGCCTGCCCACCCGTGGACCATCTGGTCATCGACGGAAACGTGTGGCTCGATCAGGGCAACATGGGCTTGGGTGCTCATCTGTATGAAACGTTGCTGCGGAAAGTGCCCGTCATCGGCATCGCCAAGACAGCCTACCGCGGCTCGACCGATGCCCACGCGGTGTTGCGAGGGACGAGTCAGCGGCCGTTGTATGTCACGGCAGCAGGCATGGATCCTGTGGTCGTCGCGGAACTGGTGAGGCACCTGCATGGTCCTCATCGCACACCCACGCTGGTGACACGAGCGGATCAACTCTGCCGCAGATGCGGGGAGAAGCAACAAAGGCAACTCACCACCGTCAAGCAAGCCATAGCAGTTCACTGCCTCCACATTCCAGGCCTTGGTGCCCGCACATCAAACTAA